Part of the Bacillus cabrialesii genome is shown below.
TTTGAATAATTGAACATATGGTTATTTTATAAAAATATTAAAAAGAAAAGCAGGAATATAGCAACTCCTTAGTGAATATAGTAAAAATGGAAGGTAGCCCGCTATTTTTGAAAAGCATTGTGGGGATGGCTTTTTGGATAGCAACATCTAATAATGATTGTTCTAATGAACACTCACTTATCCATTGTAAAACTAAGGGGGAGCAGAAATGGAAATCTTAAAAGTTTCAGCAAAATCGAGTCCAAATTCAGTGGCAGGTGCGCTTGCAGGCGTGTTAAGAGAGCGAGGGGCCGCCGAGATTCAAGCGATTGGAGCGGGTGCATTAAACCAGGCTGTGAAAGCTGTGGCGATTGCCAGGGGATTTGTGGCGCCGAGCGGCGTTGATTTGATTTGTATTCCGGCTTTTACTGATATTCAGATTGATGGGGAAGAAAGAACGGCGATTAAATTAATCGTGGAGCCTCGCTAAAAACAAATAAAGCATTCTCAACCTGTTTGCGTGATGCAAACAGGTTGTTTTTCATTTGTTGTGATATTTTCTCCCAATAGTATTATCGGCATATAAATGACGAAAATACAAAAATCAGAAATGACGAAGAACGTTTCAGAAAAAAAATCCGCCCATTTTTTAAGACGGATACTTTTGTCCTTATCAGAAAGACAGTGCTGTTTACGCTTATTCCATATCATGGTACAATCCGAATGTAACAAGAATTTTTCAAGGAGGATTGTACATGCAGAGTGGAAAGATGAAAGCTCTAATGAAAAAGGACGGGACGTTCGGTGCTGTGCTGACTGAAGTTCCCATTCCTGAGATCGATAAACATGAAGT
Proteins encoded:
- the spoVS gene encoding stage V sporulation protein SpoVS, encoding MEILKVSAKSSPNSVAGALAGVLRERGAAEIQAIGAGALNQAVKAVAIARGFVAPSGVDLICIPAFTDIQIDGEERTAIKLIVEPR